The genomic stretch GCATCCGACTGGTGGCGGAGAAGGGCGCGCCGGGCGAGGTCTACCACATCGCGGGGACGGCGGAACTGACCAACAAGGAGCTCACCAGGCACCTGCTGGACGCCTGTGGCCGCGACTGGGACCTCGTCGCGCACGTCCAGGACCGCAAGGGACACGACCGCAGGTATTCGCTGGACGACTCCAAGCTGCGGGCACTCGGCTACCGGGCGGAGATCCCGTTCGACGAGGGGCTCAAGAGCACCGTCCGCTGGTACGCCGAGCACCGGGACTGGTGGAGCCGATGAGGTGGTTGATCACGGGGGCCGGCGGCATGCTGGCCGCCGACGTCCTGGACAGGACGGCGCTGACCGGCGAGCCCGTGCTCGCGCTCGGCCGGTCGGAGCTGGACTTATGCGACAAACGAGCGGTACGCGACTTCGTGTCCGCCTACCGCCCCCGAGTCGTGATCAACTGCGCCGGCTGGACCAGGGTCGACGACGCGGAGACCCATGAGGCGGAGGCGCTGGCGGTCAACGGGCACGCCGTGCACTGGCTGGCCGAGGCCTGCGAACTGGCCGGCGCGCGGCTCGTACACGTGTCCACCGACTACGTCTTCGACGGCGCCGGCGGCGTGGCGTACCCGGAGGACGCCCCGACCGGGCCGGTGAACGCGTACGGCAGGACCAAGCTCGCGGGCGAGCGTGCGGCGCTGGAGCACGGCCACTACGTGGTGCGCACGGCCTGGTTGTACGGCGCGCACGGCGCGAACTTCCTGCGGACCATGATCAGGCTGGCCGGGGAGCGGCCGACGCTGGACGTGGTCGACGACCAGCGCGGGCAGCCGACGTGGACGGCGGATCTGGCCGACTTCCTGGTCAGGCTGGCGCAGTCGGACCTGCGGCCGGGCGTCTACCACGGCACCAGCGCGGGCGAGACGACCTGGTGCGGGTTCGCCAAGGAGATCTTCACGTTGCTGGGCGAGGACCCGGGGCGCGTTCGCCCAGTGCCGACCTCGGCCTTTCCCCGCCCGGCACGGCGGCCGGCCAACAGCGTGCTGGCCCACACCAGGTGGGAGCCCATCCGGCACTGGCGCACGGCCCTGCACGCCGCATGGCCGATCCTGAACAGGAGCCCTCAGTGCAGCGTGGCGTAGAACTCCTGGCAGCGCTGGTAGTCCGGCAGCAACCCGGCCGCGAGCGCCTCCTCCAGCGAGGGGCTCTTGGCGTCCCGCTCCGACAGCAGCGGCTCCACCCCGGCCGGCCACTCGATGCCGAGGGCCGGGTCGAGCGGGTGGATCCCGTGCTCGCGGCCCGGACTGTACGGCTCCGAGCACAGGTACACGACCGTCGCCTGCTCGCTCAGCGCCATGAACGCGTGCCCGAGGCCCTCGGCGACGAACACGCCGCGGCGGGTCTCGTCATCCAGGGTGACCGCCTCCCAGCGGCCGAAGGTGGGCGAGCCCACCCGGATGTCCACGACGACGTCCAGGATGGCGCCGGACACGCACATCACGTATTTGGCCTGGCTGGGCGGCACGTCCGCGAAGTGCACCCCACGCAGCACACCGGCGTGGGAGACGGAGCAGTTGACCTGGGCGAGGCCGAACGGCCGCGGCAGTTCGGCCGCCCGATAGGCCTCCAGGAACGAGCCACGGGGGTCGGCGTGGATACGTGGCGTGTGGCACCAGGCACCGTCGATGCCGAGGGGATCCATGAGCCGCACAGTAACGAGATCACCGGCCCCGGCGAAATACCCATCTTCGCGTTTGGAGCGTGCGAATGACCGTCTGCCGTTTATGCGGCTCCGCCGATCTGACCGGCGTCGTGGACCTGGGAGCGACACCGCCGTGCGAGCGGTTCCTCAGCGCCGAGCAGCTCGACGAGCCCGAGCCCACCTACCCGCTGCACCTGCGGGTCTGCACCTCGTGCTGGCTGGCGCAGATCCCCCCGCTGATCACCCCTGAGGACACCTTCACCGACTACGCCTACTTCTCCTCCTACTCCACCTCGTGGGTGGAGCACGCCCGGTCCTTCGTGGCCGAGCTCGAGCTGGCTCCCGACTCCTTCGTGGTCGAGGTGGCCAGCAACGACGGCTACCTGCTGCGGCACGTGGTGGAGCAGGGCGTGCGCTGCCTGGGCATCGAGCCGTCGGTGAACGTGGGGGCGGCGGCCAGGTTGCACGGGGTGCCGACGGTGACGGCGTTCCTCACCCCGGAGAGCGCGCGGGCCGTGGTGCGCGAGCACGGGCCGGCGGACTACGTCGTGGCCAACAACGTCTACGCGCACATCCCCGACGTCGTGGGCTTCACCCAAGGGCTGCGCACGCTGGTGGCCGCCGACGGGCTGGTCTCCATCGAGGTGCAGCACCTGCTCACGCTGATCGAGGGCAATCAGTACGACACCATCTACCACGAGCACTTCCAGTACTACACCGTCGCCTCGGCGCAGCAGGCGCTGGCCGGCGGCGGACTGAGGCTGGTGGACGTCGAGCAGCTGCCCACACACGGCGGCTCCATCCGGCTGTGGGCCCAGCCGGCGGAGACCGCGGGCAGGCCCTCGCGGCGGGTGTCCGACGTGCTGGCGCTGGAGAAGGCGGCGGGACTGCACGAGCTCTCGGGTTACGCCGGCTTCGCCGCCCGGGTCGCCCAGGTCCGCCGCGACCTGCTGCGGTTCCTGATCGACGCCGCCGAGCAGGGCAAGACCGTGGTCGGGTACGGCGCGCCGGGCAAGGGCAACACGCTGCTCAACCACTGCGGTGTCCGGCCCGACCTGCTCGCGTACACGGTGGACCGCAACCCGTACAAGCACGGCAGGTTCACGCCCGGCGCCCGGATCCCGATCTTCGCGCCGGAACGGATCGCCGCCGACCGGCCCGACTACGTCCTCGTCCTGCCCTGGAACCTGCGTGACGAGCTGGTCAAGCAGCTCTCCTACGTCCGCGAGTGGGGAGGCCGGCTGGTCTTCCCGATCCCGAGCCTGGAGGTCGTGTCATGAAGGTCGTGCTGTTCTGCGGCGGTCGTGGCACCAGGATGCGCAGCGACCTGCCCGGTGGCGACCTGCCCAAGCCGATGCAATTCGTCGGCCCGCGCCCGCTGGTCTGGCATGTGATGCGGTACTACGCGCACTTCGGTCACAACGAGTTCATCCTGTGCCTGGGGTACGGAGCGCAGCACATCAAGGACTTCTTCCTGACGTACCAGGAGGCGGCGTCGAACGACTTCATCCTGCGTAACGGCCAGATCGAACTGTTATCCACAGATATTTCGGATTGGTCGGTGTCGTTGATCGACACCGGGCTCGACTCGTCGATCGGCGAGCGCCTGCGCAGGGTACGCCCGTACCTGGACGGCGAGGCGATGTTCCTGGCCAACTACGCCGACGTGCTCACCGACGCCCCGCTGCCCGACATCATCGAGCGTTTCGCCGCCTCGGACGCCGGCGCTTCGATGATGGTGGTCCCGCCCACCAACACCTTCCACGTCATCGACGTCAGCGAGGGCGGCCTGGTCGGCGGCATCACCCCGGTCAGCGAGATGCCGCTCTGGGTCAACGGCGGCTTCTTCGTGCTGCGCCAGGAGGTCTTCGACCACATACCGGAGAACGGCGACCTGGTCGCGGACGGCTGCGCCGAGCTGGCCAAACGCGGCAGGCTGATGGCCTACCCGCACCGCGGCTACTGGCGGCCCAGCGACACCGTCAACCAGCGCCTGGAGCTGGACCGCTCGTGGGCCCGCGGCGAGCGCCCGTGGGCGTTGTGGGAAACATGATCGGCCTGCGGCCCGCCCGCGCGAACGCCGTCGTGGCGCTGGGCGCGCACTGCGACGACATCGCGATCGGCGCCGGCGCCAGCCTGCTCACGCTCTGCGCGGCCCGCCCCGGGCTGCGCGTGGACGCGCTGGTCCTGTCGGGCGGGGGCACCGGGCGCGAGCAGGAGGAACGCGCCGCGCTCGGCGCGTTCTGCCCGGGCGCCGACCTCCGCGTCACCGTGCTCAAGATCCCCGACGGCCGCCTGCCGGCGCACTGGGACGAGGCCAAGAACGCCCTGGAAGACCTGCGCGCCACCCAGCCCGCACCCGACCTGATCCTCGCCCCGTGGCGCGGCGACGCGCACCAGGACCACCGCGGCCTGGCGAAGCTGGTGCCCACCGTCTACCGCGATCACCTCGCGCTCGGCTACGAGATCGTCAAGTGGGACGGCGACCTCGGCCGCCCCGCGGTCTACCACCCGCTCGCCGAGGAGGTGGCCGAGGCCAAGGTGCGGCTGCTGCAGGAGCACTACCCCTCACAGAGGCATCGCCCCTGGTACGACCGGGAGGCCTTCCTCGGGCTCGCCCGCATTCGCGGCATCGAGTGCGGCGCGTGCTACGCCGAGGCCTTCCACACGACCAAGCTGACCATCGATCTGGCTGGAGAATGACCTTGCGGATCTTACTGACCGGGCACCAGGGCTACCTGGGCAGCGTGATGGCCCCCGTGCTGTCGGCGGCCGGGCACGAGGTGATCGGCCTCGACTCGGGGCTGTTCGCCGACTGCGTGCTCGGCCCCGCGCCCGCCGACCCGCCCGGCCACGCTGTGGACCTGCGGGACGTGACCCCCGACCTGCTGGCGGGCATCGACGCGGTCGCCCACCTGGCGGCGCTGTCGAACGATCCGCTCGGCTCGCTCGCGCCGGAGCTCACCTACGACATCAACCACCACGCCTCGGTGCGGCTGGCCCGGCTGGCCAAGGAGGCGGGGGTGCGCAGGTTCCTGTACGCCTCGACCTGCTCGGTCTACGGCGCCTCCGGCGGTGACGGCCTGGTGAACGAGGACGCGCCGCTCAAGCCCGTCACCCCGTACGCGGAGTCGAAGGTCCGCGTCGAGGACGACCTGGTGAAGCTGGCCGACGACGACTTCACCCCCGTCTTCATGCGCAACGCCACGGCCTTCGGCTTCTCGCCCAGGCTCCGGGCCGACATCGTGCTGAACAACCTGGTCGGGCACGCCGTGCTGACCGGCGAGGTGCGGGTGCTCTCCGACGGCACGCCGTGGCGGCCGCTGGTGCACGCCCGCGACATCGCCGAGGCGTTCCTGCTGGCCCTGGAGGCGCCGCGGGAGGCCGTGCACGCGCAGGCCTTCAACATCGGCACCGAGCGGAACAACGTGACCGTGGCCGAGATCGCCGGCGAGGTGGCCGAGGCCGTGCCGGGCGCGAAGCTGCTGATCACCGGTGAGGCCGGCAACGATCCGCGCTCCTACCGGGTGGACTTCGCCCGCGTACGCCGGGCGCTGCCCGGTTACGAGGCCCGTTGGACGGTCAAGGCGGGCGCGGCCGAGCTGGTCGACGCCTACCGCGCACACGGGCTGACCAAGCACGACTTCGAGCGCCGCTTCACCCGGCTGGCCCGGCTCTCGGACCGCAAGGACCAGGGGACGATCAGCGAAGATCTGCGCCCATGACGAGCCCTATGACGAGCCCTATGACGGGGCCGGAGCTGCACGCCCTGGTCGAGCGGCTCTACCCCATCTGCAGGAGCATCACCGGCGACGGCGTGCGCGCCACGCTGGAGATCATCGGTGAGCACGTGCCGCTGAAGATCACCGAGGTGCCCACCGGCACCCAGGTGCTCGACTGGACGGTGCCCACGGAGTGGAACATCCGCGACGCCTACGTCAGGGACGCCACCGGGCGCCGGGTCATCGACTTCCGCGAGTCGAACCTGCACGTGGTGGGCTACAGCGTGCCGGTGTCCGGGACGTACACGCTGGAGGAGTTGCGTCCGCGCCTGCACACGCTGCCCGAGCAGCCGGACCTGATCCCGTACCGGACCAGCTACTACGCGGAGACCTGGGGTTTCTGCCTGCGCCAGGAAACGCTCGACGCGATGGACGACGGCCCGTACGAGGTGCTGATCGACTCGACGCTCCGGCACGGCTCGCTCACCATTGCCGAGCACGTCGTCCCTGGCCAGATCGAGGACGAGATCGTCATCTCCTGCCACACCTGCCATCCGTCGCTGGCCAACGACAACCTGGCCGGGATCGCGGTGGCGGTGGGCCTGGCGCGGCGGCTGGAGCGGCCCCGCCACACCTGCCGGTTCCTC from Nonomuraea polychroma encodes the following:
- the rfbD gene encoding dTDP-4-dehydrorhamnose reductase, with product MRWLITGAGGMLAADVLDRTALTGEPVLALGRSELDLCDKRAVRDFVSAYRPRVVINCAGWTRVDDAETHEAEALAVNGHAVHWLAEACELAGARLVHVSTDYVFDGAGGVAYPEDAPTGPVNAYGRTKLAGERAALEHGHYVVRTAWLYGAHGANFLRTMIRLAGERPTLDVVDDQRGQPTWTADLADFLVRLAQSDLRPGVYHGTSAGETTWCGFAKEIFTLLGEDPGRVRPVPTSAFPRPARRPANSVLAHTRWEPIRHWRTALHAAWPILNRSPQCSVA
- a CDS encoding dTDP-4-dehydrorhamnose 3,5-epimerase family protein: MDPLGIDGAWCHTPRIHADPRGSFLEAYRAAELPRPFGLAQVNCSVSHAGVLRGVHFADVPPSQAKYVMCVSGAILDVVVDIRVGSPTFGRWEAVTLDDETRRGVFVAEGLGHAFMALSEQATVVYLCSEPYSPGREHGIHPLDPALGIEWPAGVEPLLSERDAKSPSLEEALAAGLLPDYQRCQEFYATLH
- a CDS encoding class I SAM-dependent methyltransferase — encoded protein: MTVCRLCGSADLTGVVDLGATPPCERFLSAEQLDEPEPTYPLHLRVCTSCWLAQIPPLITPEDTFTDYAYFSSYSTSWVEHARSFVAELELAPDSFVVEVASNDGYLLRHVVEQGVRCLGIEPSVNVGAAARLHGVPTVTAFLTPESARAVVREHGPADYVVANNVYAHIPDVVGFTQGLRTLVAADGLVSIEVQHLLTLIEGNQYDTIYHEHFQYYTVASAQQALAGGGLRLVDVEQLPTHGGSIRLWAQPAETAGRPSRRVSDVLALEKAAGLHELSGYAGFAARVAQVRRDLLRFLIDAAEQGKTVVGYGAPGKGNTLLNHCGVRPDLLAYTVDRNPYKHGRFTPGARIPIFAPERIAADRPDYVLVLPWNLRDELVKQLSYVREWGGRLVFPIPSLEVVS
- a CDS encoding glucose-1-phosphate cytidylyltransferase; translation: MKVVLFCGGRGTRMRSDLPGGDLPKPMQFVGPRPLVWHVMRYYAHFGHNEFILCLGYGAQHIKDFFLTYQEAASNDFILRNGQIELLSTDISDWSVSLIDTGLDSSIGERLRRVRPYLDGEAMFLANYADVLTDAPLPDIIERFAASDAGASMMVVPPTNTFHVIDVSEGGLVGGITPVSEMPLWVNGGFFVLRQEVFDHIPENGDLVADGCAELAKRGRLMAYPHRGYWRPSDTVNQRLELDRSWARGERPWALWET
- a CDS encoding PIG-L deacetylase family protein, encoding MGVVGNMIGLRPARANAVVALGAHCDDIAIGAGASLLTLCAARPGLRVDALVLSGGGTGREQEERAALGAFCPGADLRVTVLKIPDGRLPAHWDEAKNALEDLRATQPAPDLILAPWRGDAHQDHRGLAKLVPTVYRDHLALGYEIVKWDGDLGRPAVYHPLAEEVAEAKVRLLQEHYPSQRHRPWYDREAFLGLARIRGIECGACYAEAFHTTKLTIDLAGE
- a CDS encoding NAD-dependent epimerase/dehydratase family protein, coding for MRILLTGHQGYLGSVMAPVLSAAGHEVIGLDSGLFADCVLGPAPADPPGHAVDLRDVTPDLLAGIDAVAHLAALSNDPLGSLAPELTYDINHHASVRLARLAKEAGVRRFLYASTCSVYGASGGDGLVNEDAPLKPVTPYAESKVRVEDDLVKLADDDFTPVFMRNATAFGFSPRLRADIVLNNLVGHAVLTGEVRVLSDGTPWRPLVHARDIAEAFLLALEAPREAVHAQAFNIGTERNNVTVAEIAGEVAEAVPGAKLLITGEAGNDPRSYRVDFARVRRALPGYEARWTVKAGAAELVDAYRAHGLTKHDFERRFTRLARLSDRKDQGTISEDLRP